The following are encoded together in the Stegostoma tigrinum isolate sSteTig4 chromosome 20, sSteTig4.hap1, whole genome shotgun sequence genome:
- the slc35g1 gene encoding solute carrier family 35 member G1 — protein MSVYYKSDEEEDVAAVVAESEPHVLEVEKPGREAANVECNGTSGTGRRAAIRKHSPLTSCCHSGTVRDSADEGGTPATEKKPKCVGLGLCYTLLSCLFFSVTSFLVKKVDGIHALEISGIRCLFQWLFTWPAIIYNEIDLLGPKGLRVLLCTRGILGAVAMMLLFYAIQQMPLADATVIMFSNPVFVSVFACIFLKERCTFWDPIFTVFTLTGVVLIARPPFLFGSRVSGSESDYKNRMKGTAAAFGSAICAALTLTVIRKMGKSVSYLLSIWYYSVVGLILSVIMVSALQEWSLPFCGTDRVFLLLIGICGLGGQIFLTKALQIEKAASVALMKTTEVMLAFIFQYLFLNYTPSWWSLGGALCVTLGTSGVAFQKWYNTAHTRKITNSAN, from the exons ATGAGTGTTTATTATAAATCAGACGAGGAGGAGGATGTTGCTGCTGTCGTTGCCGAGTCTGAGCCGCATGTACTTGAAGTGGAAAAGCCTGGGCGAGAAGCTGCTAATGTCGAGTGCAACGGGACCTCAGGCACAGGGCGCCGAGCTGCCATCAGAAAGCACTCCCCTCTTACTTCTTGCTGTCACTCTGGGACAGTCAGAGATTCAGCTGATGAGGGAGGCACTCCAG CAACCGAGAAGAAGCCCAAATGTGTGGGACTTGGGTTATGCTATACCCTGTTATCGTGTTTGTTCTTTTCGGTCACTTCATTCTTGGTGAAGAAGGTTGACGGCATTCATGCTCTGGAAATTAGTGGCATTCGATGTTTATTTCAGTGGCTGTTCACATGGCCTGCCATTATATATAATGA AATAGACTTGCTGGGACCAAAGGGCCTGAGGGTTTTGCTGTGCACACGAGGGATTCTAGGTGCTGTGGCAATGATGTTGCTCTTCTATGCAATTCAGCAGATGCCTTTGGCTGATGCCACCGTCATCATGTTCAGTAACCCGGTCTTTGTCAGCGTTTTTGCGTGCATTTTTTTGAAGGAGCGCTGCACTTTTTGGGATCCAATCTTCACTGTTTTCACTTTAACCGGGGTGGTCCTTATCGCCCGGCCCCCGTTCCTTTTCGGCTCCCGGGTTTCGGGATCGGAAAGCGACTACAAGAACCGCATGAAGGGGACTGCCGCTGCTTTCGGGAGCGCGATCTGTGCCGCCCTGACCTTGACAGTCATCCGCAAAATGGGCAAATCCGTCAGCTATCTGCTCTCGATCTGGTACTACTCTGTGGTCGGATTAATTCTGTCCGTGATCATGGTGTCAGCCCTTCAGGAATGGAGCCTGCCCTTCTGTGGGACAGATCGAGTGTTCTTGCTCTTGATCGGTATCTGCGGACTAGGAGGGCAGATCTTCCTCACCAAAGCCTTGCAGATTGAGAAGGCCGCGTCGGTGGCCCTGATGAAGACTACAGAAGTGATGCTAGCCTTCATATTTCAGTACTTATTCCTCAATTACACCCCGAGCTGGTGGAGTTTAGGAGGAGCACTTTGTGTGACTCTTGGCACCTCTGGCGTGGCTTTCCAAAAATGGTACAACACCGCACACACCAGGAAGATCACAAACAGTGCAAATTAA